The genomic DNA CGCACCCCGCGCTCTCGCGGCTTCCGCGTCTCTGAGGGCGGTGGTCGACAAGGCAGAACGTCTCATGCGGGTTTCGGCATCGGAACACGACGTCGTTCCCGCAGCGCTGTGCGGAATACGGAATCACGCAACGCGGGCCGGGAGTCGAGCCGCATCCCCGGCAGCTCACCGGCAGTCCGGGCACGACGCGATTCCGCCCCCCACGCGGACTTAGGAGGTGCGTCCCCGTGGGAAACGTGGGACTGCTCTTTGTCGGTGCGGTGCTCTTCATGAACGGACTGCTGCTGCTCGGGAAGGTTGATGCCAAAGCAGCAGCGGTGTTCAACCTTTTCATAGGCGCACTACAGGTACTGACGCCGACTTACCTCATCTTCACCGCCAACGGCGACCCCATGAAGATCCTGGCGGCATCAGGCATCTACCTCTTCGGGTTCACCTACCTCTATGTAGGTATCGGCCTGCTCACCGGTCTCGACAGCACCGGCGTCGGCTACTACTCGCTGTTCGTGGCAGTTGCCGCCCTGGGATACTCGTTCGTCAATTTCCGGCTCTTCAAGGACTACCCCTTCGGGGTCATCTGGCTCTACTGGGCCTACCTGTGGTTCCTGTTCTTCCTGCTGCTCGGTCTCAAGAAGGACGACCTCAAGATCTATACCGGTTGGGTCACGGCGATCGAAGGCTGGGTCACGGGTGCGATTCCCGCGGGGCTGCTGCTCTCCGGCTACTGGAAGCACCCCACCGAGACCGCCATCGCACTGGCGGTCTTCGGCGTGGTGGTGTTCGTGGGGCTGTGGCCGCGCACCCATAGAACGCCCCGGCCGACCTCAGCCGCCCCGCGGACCGGAGGTGTGGGCGCACCAACGTGACCGGATCAGAAACGAGGAGTTCTCATGCCTGAAATTCTCTTCAGTGTGGACCACAGCAAGTCGATGCGTGACCAGGCCGTGCCCGGCCACAACAGGTGGCACCCGGACGTCCCCACCGTCGCCATGGTGAAGCCAGGAGCGGAGTTCCGCATGGAGTGCCGCGACTGGACCGACTGCCAGGTCGGCAACAACGACACCGCCAACGACGTACGCGACATCGACCTGACCATCCCTCACATGCTCAGCGGCCCGATAGGCGTGGAGGGCGCCGAACCCGGCGACCTGCTCGTCGTCGACATCCTCGACCTCGGCCCCGTTCCGCAGCAGACCGGGGACGCGGCAGGACAGGGCTGGGGCTATACCGGCATCTTCGCCAAGGCCAACGGCGGAGGCTTCCTGACCGACTACTTCCCGGACGCCTACAAGGCCGTATGGGACTTCCACGGACAGCAGGCCGTCTCCCGCCACCTTCCCGGGATCCGCTTCACCGGAATCACCCACCCCGGGTTGTTCGGAACCGCTCCGTCCGCCGAGATGCTCGCCCGCTGGAACACCCGCGAGCAGGCGCTGATCGACACCGACCCGAACCGGGTCCCCCCGCTCGCCGTACCGCCGGACGCCACCAACGCACTCGCCGGCACGGCCACCGGAGACCTCGCACGGCGCATCGGCGAAGAAGGCGCACGCACGGTGCCGGCCCGCGAGAACGGAGGCAACCACGACATCAAGAACTTCACCCGGGGATCGAGGGTCTTCTACCCCGTACACGTCCAGGACGCGAAGCTCTCAGGCGGCGACCTGCACTTCAGCCAGGGCGACGGAGAGATCACCTTCTGCGGCGCCATCGAGATGGGCGGCTTCATCGACTTCCACGTCGACCTGATCAAGGGCGGCATGGAGACGTACGGCATCTCCACCAACCCCGTGTTCATTCCGGGCAACGTCGAGCCGAGGTACACGGAGTTCCTCACCTTCATCGGGATCTCCGTCGACCACGACACGGACACGAACTACTACCTGGACGCGACGCTGGCCTACCGCCGGGCCTGCCTCAACGCCGTCGAGTACTTCAAGAAGTTCGGCTACAGCGGAGAGCAGGCCTACCTGCTGCTCGGCTCCTCCCCCATAGAGGGACGCATCAGCGGCATCGTCGACATCCCCAACGCCTGCTGCTCGCTGTACGTACCCACCGCCATGTTCGACTTCGACGTGCGGCCGACCGCCGCCGGCCCGATGAAGGCCGACCGCGGCCAGTGCGCGCTGGCCACTGCCTGAACCGGACCACGAGGGATGCGTGCCCTCAGGCAAGAGCGACGGGCCCAGGGGCGTCACCGGAACACCGGTGACGCCCCTGGAGCGTCCGCCGGCAGGGCCTAGGAGGCAGGTGCCCACGCCGTCGTCCCGAGCGTGTTCTCCGGGCCGATGTCGAGCGGCTCTTGAGGACGTACGTTCATGGCGTCCCGCCCCGTCTTCGGCGCGACCCGGAGGTACGTGCCGTCCTCGGCTCCCATCCGCCAGTAGAGACCTGCCCGCGCGGTCTCGCCCGGCGCGAGCGTCAGCGGCTCGGGGCCGGGGTCCTGCGGCGCCATGAACACCTTGTCCGTCCCCTCGACGGTGCGCACGCCCGTGAGCGGGGTGCCCCTCTCGTCGAGGACGCGCACGGACGGGTAGCCGTTCACCTCGTAGGACCGCTTGCCGCAGTTGGTCAGGGTGAGCGTCATGGCGCGCAGTCCCATGGCCGCGTCGACGGGGCCGGAGTCGAAGCGCAGACCGGAGGGCGGGCAGCCGCGTTCCTGCTGGACCGGTACGACGGGTGAGGGCCCGGGGGTCGCGGACGCGGGCGGCGGGGCGGCCCGGGTCGGCGACGGGGCGGCCCGCGTCGGCGATGGGGTGGGCCTGCGTTCGGGGTTGCGCTCGCGGTCCAGTTCGGCGGAGAGTCCGCACCCGCTCGCGGCCAGCGCCAACAGACAGGCGAGAGCGGCGCAGCGGGCCGGCTTCGGGCGTATCGCGATCACGCGCCGATGATGGCACGCGGTCTCGGCACAAGGCGTCACTCCGCTCGCCCCGCGCCGCCACCAGGCCCGACTCGCGGGAGAACAGCACCAGTTGGGCCCGGCCACAGGCGCGCCCGGCTTCGTCGTCGCGTTCGTCGTCGCGCGGCTGATGCGGGTCTCGGCCGTGAAGGGGCTGATGCCCCCGGTGCGCGGCGATCTCCTCGCCGGTGAGGCCGCCCCCGGCAAGCGCGGTGACCTCGCGTTCGTCACGAACATCGCGTACGCACTGGAGACGGATCACGGCGTCCGGCTCCGGGCCGCGGTGCGGCCCGTGACGGCGGGGCAGCCCACAGCCCGTCAACAGGGAGCCACTGTGACCGCACAGGTACGGAGCGAGTTGGCCCTTCCGCCCCACAGATACTCGTGTGACACTGGCGTCCCGTCCGCAGTGCGGACTCTCTCCGCACCATCCCCCACGAGAAGTGCGCCGTGTCTTCGCTGCCTCTGCCGCTCGCCCTCACCGCACGTCTGCTGCCGGTCGCCGTACTCGCCTCGGCCGGCTGGGCCCTGACGTCGGGTCCGTTCGCCCCGGCACCGACCGCCCAGCACAAGCCGACACAAAAGACACAGACCCAGAGCCCCACCGCACCCTCGACAACGGCGGCCACCAAGACGTACGCCTCGGCCCCGGCACCGTGCGGCGCCGTGCCGGAGAAGACGGTGACCTCCCTGGTCCCCGGCACCAAGACCGCGGGCAAGGAGATCGCGTCGACCGACAAGTCGGTCCGCCGCACCTGCTCCTGGAATGCGCTCAAGGGGTACGACTACCGCTGGCTCGACGTCTCCTACGAGATATCGGACACGGACAAAGCGGCACAGAAGACCTTCGAGCAGCGCACTACGGAGAAGAGCGGCGGAGGGGCGGTCCCCGGACTCGGCGACGAGGGCTACTCCGTCGTGAACCTCACCACGGAGGACAAGCAGCAGACGCGCGAGGGTGTGGTGATGGCTCGCGTGTCCAACGCGCTGGTGACCGTCACGTACAACGGCAGCGACTTCGAGACGCAGAAGGCGCCCGGTACGGACGAGATCAACAAGGGTGCCATCAAGGCCGCGAAGGCCGCGGTGGCAGCGCTGGAGGACGGGCAGAAAGCCTGACCGTCCTCCGTGCGCTCCGTACCGTTGCGTCAGACCGCGGTGCGTCAGACCGCGGTGCGTCAGACCGCGGCCTTGTCCCGTCCGCGCAGCGCCATCAGCACCACGTACAGGACCGTCGAGGTGCCGAGGCCCACCGCCCAGCCGTAGTCGGCCAGCGACTGGAGCGCCGGTATGGGCCGGCCGTCGATCAGGGGATGGAAGTCGGCACCTCCGACGGCCAGCACACCGCCGACCACGAAGGCGACGACGGCCCGCCAGTTCCAGCCGCCGTCGTACCAGTAGCGGCCGCCCGCGCGGTACAGGTCGGCGAGGTCGAGGGAGCCGCGGCGCAGGATCCAGTAGTCGGCGATGAGAATGCCGGCGACCGTGCCGAGCAGACCGCCGACCAGGCCCAGCCAGGTGAAGATGTAGCCCTGCGGGTCCGAGTACAGCTTCCACGGGA from Streptomyces avermitilis MA-4680 = NBRC 14893 includes the following:
- a CDS encoding AmiS/UreI family transporter, whose product is MGNVGLLFVGAVLFMNGLLLLGKVDAKAAAVFNLFIGALQVLTPTYLIFTANGDPMKILAASGIYLFGFTYLYVGIGLLTGLDSTGVGYYSLFVAVAALGYSFVNFRLFKDYPFGVIWLYWAYLWFLFFLLLGLKKDDLKIYTGWVTAIEGWVTGAIPAGLLLSGYWKHPTETAIALAVFGVVVFVGLWPRTHRTPRPTSAAPRTGGVGAPT
- the fmdA gene encoding formamidase, with amino-acid sequence MPEILFSVDHSKSMRDQAVPGHNRWHPDVPTVAMVKPGAEFRMECRDWTDCQVGNNDTANDVRDIDLTIPHMLSGPIGVEGAEPGDLLVVDILDLGPVPQQTGDAAGQGWGYTGIFAKANGGGFLTDYFPDAYKAVWDFHGQQAVSRHLPGIRFTGITHPGLFGTAPSAEMLARWNTREQALIDTDPNRVPPLAVPPDATNALAGTATGDLARRIGEEGARTVPARENGGNHDIKNFTRGSRVFYPVHVQDAKLSGGDLHFSQGDGEITFCGAIEMGGFIDFHVDLIKGGMETYGISTNPVFIPGNVEPRYTEFLTFIGISVDHDTDTNYYLDATLAYRRACLNAVEYFKKFGYSGEQAYLLLGSSPIEGRISGIVDIPNACCSLYVPTAMFDFDVRPTAAGPMKADRGQCALATA
- a CDS encoding DUF4232 domain-containing protein, yielding MIAIRPKPARCAALACLLALAASGCGLSAELDRERNPERRPTPSPTRAAPSPTRAAPPPASATPGPSPVVPVQQERGCPPSGLRFDSGPVDAAMGLRAMTLTLTNCGKRSYEVNGYPSVRVLDERGTPLTGVRTVEGTDKVFMAPQDPGPEPLTLAPGETARAGLYWRMGAEDGTYLRVAPKTGRDAMNVRPQEPLDIGPENTLGTTAWAPAS